In Leclercia pneumoniae, the genomic window ACGACGCACAAGTGCGTTAAAGAGGCGATTTCAGGGTTCCAGCGCTCGCCTGGAACCCCTTTCATCTAAATCTCTGGCGTGTGTTTAAAGCCTGTCAGCATCAGCACAAGGCTCTCTTTCGACGCAGCGGTGTTGAACTGATAATGGTTACCCTGTCGATCGCCTCCGATATACCAGGAGATCTCCGTTTTCCCTGCGGCCAGTGCTTTACGTACTGCGGTATCGACATCCACCATCCGGTATTCCCGGACATGATTGAGATAGAGCAACGCCTCTGAGCGATAATTGCAGGCAGGACGCTGTTTCCAGTTCACCGTGGCGGGCTCCCAGTCATTGCTCGCCGGATAGAAGAAGATCTGATCGGCACCATTATTCTCTACCTTCCCGTCATAGAGGCGTATACGGTACTTAAACTGCGCAGGATCCTGCCCGGCCGGCAGCGGTGGGATGGCAAGTTTCACCAGGCTCAGCGTTTCCGGGTTGCGGGTACGGCCCCCCTGTTTCCAGTTATCGCTAATCTGCAGCCCCTGCCCTGATGGAGTCTCGCTGCTGACAGTGACATTCGCCAGCGCCTTCGAATACCCGTAGGGTACGTTGGTACCGCAGTCCATCCCCTGGTTCATACAGAGATCGGTCATAAATCGTGCCCCCTCCTCTGTCCAGCCGTTCATAAAGTCGGCGTGGGCCGTATAGAGGCTACCCCAGTGCTCCTCCCGCGTATCACCATTCATCGTGGGATCAAGAGAAAGCTGCGCTTTTGCCGTATCCAGGAAGGTAATGCCCTTTAGCACATAGGCCACATTCATATTGACGGTCGGGATCTTTACCGGATACCCGGATGGACACTGCCCTTTTACGTCATAAACGGCATTTTTCATACCGTGCATCGGCTTAAGATGGATCCCATCCCAGCAGTTGGGAAACTGGATACCGATATTGAACTGCACCGCATCTTTGGCTTTACGCAGTCCGCATACCTCACCCAACTTATTGCTGTAACCTTTGCCGTTGGCGCATAAGAAGGTAATTTTGCCGTTAGGCTGCGTGCCATGGTGATCGCCCGCCAGTAGCGCCAGCCCCGCCGGAAAAGGGGTTAGTGGATATTGCGTAACATGCGAAGCCTGATAATAGGTTTTCTGATAAGCAGGCTGCACGACCGTACCATCCGGCAGACGCAGAGAAGGCGCCCAGTAAGCAGAGCTATCGGCTTTGTTATCGCAGGTGGTCTCAGGGCGCTGACGCAGCGATAAATAATCCGACCAGGCATCGGCATGGGTGTTGCCGAAAAAGTCATGCCACATGGCCTGATTGGGCATACCGTACATCATGATCGCGTCATCGCCACGCGTATGGCTCATGGCGCAAACCACGTGAGCATGCGGGCCGGCGTGAGCACAAAGGGAGGGAAGCAGCATGGCCGACGCCATCGCTGCAGAGAGGGTGGTCCTTTTCATTATTATCTCCTGATATGAAAGGCCACATTGGTATCAAAAGCGCGTGTACACGCCTAAATATTGCCGGGGTACTTTTCCTCGCGGGTTTGCTTTACGCGTAAAAAAGGCCGGAAGAACCGGCCTTTTTCTCCCAGCGTGACATTACAGTGCGATATCTGCCACGGGCTTGTTAACTGCTGGCTGGGGCTTGCCCTGCGGCTCCGCTTTTGGCGCCACATCGGCCGCCTGCGGTTTTTCATATTTCAGCTGCAGAACGCGGCTGGTGTACTCCAGCTCCTGTTCAGTCGCTGCCACATTACCGTTCAGTTTGGTGCCGTAAGACGGAATAATGGTTTTCAGTTTCGCCTGCCATTCCGGCGTCGCGACTTTATCTTTGAACACTTTTTCCATCAGGTGCAGCATGATAGGTGCAGCGGTAGATGCGCCTGGAGAAGCGCCCAGCAGCGCCGCAATGGTGCCCTCTTTATCGCTCACCACTTCAGTGCCGAGACGCAGAACGCCGCCCTCTTTTTCATCACGTTTGATGATCTGCACGCGCTGACCTGCCTGCCACAGACGCCAGTCCTCTTTTTTCGCCTGCGGGTAGTACTCTTTCAGCGCCTCGAAACGCTCTTCATCAGAGAGCATGACCTGGCTAATCAGGTATTTCACCAGATCGAAGTTATCCAGCCCGACGTTCATCATCGGCACGATGTTAGAGGTGGTGGTGGAGCTCAGCAGATCCCACAGCGAACCGTTTTTCAGGAATTTCGTGGAGAAGGTCGCGAACGGTCCGAACAGCACGACGCGTTTGCCATCCAGCATACGGGTATCGATATGGGGAACAGACATTGGCGGTGCGCCCACAGAGGCCTGGCCATACACTTTCGCCAGATGACGGTTCACCACTTCCGGATTTTCAGAGACCAGGAACTGGCCGCCCACCGGGAAACCACCGTAGTTGTCGGCTTCCGGAATACCGGTCTCCTGCAGCAGTTTTAACGCTGCGCCGCCCGCACCGATGAAGACAAACTTCGCCTTAATGACGTGCTCTTCTTCATTGTGCTTCAGGTCGGCTACGGTCACGCTCCAGGAGTTATCAGCGTTACGCTTAAAGCCACGGACTTCGGTATTCAGCGCCAGGTTGAAGTGCTCTTTCTTCTGCAAAGCGCCCACCAGCTGACGGGTGATTTCACCGTAGTTCACATCGGTGCCGATTTCGGTACGGGTTGCAGCTACCTTCTGGTTGGGATCACGCCCTTCCATCACCAGCGGCGCCCACTCTTTGATCTGCGCATGATCTTCAGAGTATTTCATGCCGCGGAACAGGGTGCTCTGCTGAAGGGCGGCATAACGTCCACGCAGGAAGTTAACGTTGTCATCGCCCCAGACAAAACTCATGTGTGGCACGGTGTTAATGAAGCTGTGTGGGTCGTGCAGCACGCCGCTGTTCACCTGATGAGACCAGAACTGACGAGAAATCTGGAACGCTTCGTTAATCTCAACCGCTTTTTCGATACTGATGGAGCCGTCCTTCTTCTGCGGCGTATAGTTCAGCTCCATCAATGCCGAGTGGCCGGTACCGGCGTTGTTCCAGCCGTTCGAACTCTCTTTCGCCACCCCATCCAGGCGCTCAACCATGGTCATTGACCAGTCTGGCTGCAGTTCTTGCAGGTAGGTTCCGAGCGTTGCGCTCATGATCCCGCCACCAATTAAAAGGACATCCGTTTGCTGCTCTTTTGGTGCGTCAGCCTTCGCCGCCATCGAGACAGCGTTCAGCCCCACGGCCAGCGAAAAGAGCACGGCAGTCATTTTTTTCATCATTTATGCCTTAAGTTATACGTGGAAATTGCAGGTGAAATAAGCTGCGGGGCAACGGTAGCAACATTTAAATATTGTTTAAAGGTTACGAAATTATTGTAATTGTGAAATTTAATGGTGGATTGTTTATACGGGAATGGCGCATCGGACTGGCAAAGCGACCATTTTCTGGCTACTATGCTGCACTTTGTGATCGCGCGCACGGAAGCCCGCCCTGACCTGCGAAGCCTTATGTCTAAAATCCTGACCTCTCACCAGCCCGATGAGGGCCGTGTAGCGCATATCCTGCGCTCGCCGAATCTCTTTGTCCGCGAAATTCTGGCGGGTGTTATCACCGCCCTGGCGCTGATCCCGGAAGTGATCTCCTTCTCTGTGGTGGCTGGCGTCGACCCGAAAGTTAGCCTCTTTGCCTCAGTGGTACTCTGCCTGGGGCTCTCTGTGTTGGGCGGTCGCCCGGCGATGGTCACCGCGGCAGCCGGTTCGGTGGCGCTGGTGATTGGTCCGATGGTGGCGCAGCATGGCGTGCAGTACATCCTGCCAGCGGTACTGCTCGCCGGGTTAATTCAGATCCTCTTCGGCGCGCTGGGGATGGCACGATTGATGCGTTTTATTCCCCAGTCGGTGATGACCGGGTTTGTTAACGCCCTTGGGATATTGATCTTCTTCGCGCAGGTTCCCCACTTCTGGAGCAAAAGCCCGCTGATTGTCGGTCTGTTTGTACTGACGATACTGATTGTGCTCTGGGTGCCACGCTACATTAAGAGCGTCCCCTCCCCGCTGATTGCCATTGTGCTGCTGACCCTGTTTACCGTCACCAGCGGACAGATCCTGCCGACCGTGGGCGACGAGGGTTCCATGGGTGGCGGACTGCCAGGGCTGACCGAACTGCTGGTGCCCTTAAACCTGAACACCCTCAGCATTATCTGGCCTTGTGCGCTCAGTATCGCCTTTGTCGGACTGATGGAGTCGTTACTGACGGCAAAACTGGTGGATGAGCTGACGGCAACCCCCTCCAGCAAGCGCCGGGAAAGCATTGGGCTCGGCGTCACCAATATCCTGGCTGGTTTTTTTGGTGGGATTGCCGGTTGCGCGATGATCGGGCAAACCATCGTCAACGTCGAGATGGGCAAAGGCCGCAGTCGCGTATCCACCTTCGCTGCCGGTCTGGTGCTCCTGCTCCTGGTGACCGCGCTGAGCGAAGTGATGGCCAAAATCCCGATGGCGGTGCTGGCGGGGATCATGGCCATCGTCGCGGTGAAAACCTTCAGCTGGCATAGCATCCAGCCTGGTACGGTGAAAGGTGCGCCGGTGGCTGAAACGCTGGTGATGCTGGTGACCGTTGCGGCGACCGTTTCAACCGGTAACCTGGCCATTGGCGTGGTAGGCGGGATTATCGCCATGGCGATCATCCCGGCCCGTCTTAAGCGCAAGCAGGCCGCTACAGCAGAAACAGCGTCGCAAGCCCAAGAAAAATAAAGAAGCCCCCGGTATCGGTGATGGCGGTGATCATCACGCTCGACCCCACTGCGGGGTCGCGCCCGAGACGATTCATGGTCATCGGGATAATCACCCCCATCAGCGCCGCCACCAGCAGGTTAAGCACCATTGCCAGGGTCATGACCGCGCCCAGAGCCATATCATCGTACAACCACCAGGTCACTCCGCCCATAATCCCGCCCCACACCAGACCGTTGATAAGCGCCACGCCCAGTTCGCGGAAAATTAAGAAGGTGAAGTTGCCGGGCTGGATGTTCTGCAACGCCAGCGCACGGACAATCATGGTAATGGTCTGGTTACCGGTATTGCCGCCAATCCCCGCGACAATCGGCATCAGCGAGGCCAGGGCAACCAGCTGCGAGATGGTATGTTCAAAACCATCAATCACCCGCGAGGCGATAAAGGCAGTGCAAAGGTTGATGGCAAGCCACGCCCAGCGGGTTTTTACCGCTTTACTGACCGGCGCATAGACATCCTCTTCCGCGCTCAAGCCCCCCATGGCGCGCATATCGTTATCGGTCTCTTCATAGACCACATCAACGATTTCATCGATGGTCACACGTCCCATCAATTTGCCCGTCGAGTCCACGACGGCGGCGCTGAGCAGGTTGTCACGTTCGAAGGTGCGCGCCGCTTTTTCCGCGTCATCTTCCGGCATGAAGATCACCGGATCGGGCTCCATCACTTCACTCACTCGCCGCTTCGCGCCGTGCAGCAGAATGGTTTGCAGATCCAGCTCGCCCAGTAAGGTTTTATCCCGTGAGGTGACAAAGAGTTTGTCAGTGTTATTGGGCATTTTCCCCAGACGTCGCAGATAGCGCTGCACCGCGCCCAGAGTGACGTCCGGGCGCACGAGAATAACGCCAAACTCCATGATCGCGCCGACGCTGTTTTTCTCATAATGCATCACCTGGCGAACGCGGGCGCGTTCATCAGCCGGCATCGAGGCCAGCAGGCGGCCCGTCAGATTACGCGGCAGATGCTGTACGAGGTAGATCTGCTCATCAATATCCAGGGTCCGGAGCGCGTCAAGGATAGCGTGATCGCTCATCTCCTCGATCAAGTCGTCCCAGACGTTCTCTGAGGCTTCAAGCAGCACCTGGCCGCGCTCGTGATCTTCCACCAGCCGCCACAGAGCGAGACGCTCTTCCCGGGGCAACGCTTCAAGGGTATCGGCAAGATCGGGCGGCGGCAGATGCGACACCAGTGCCCCTACCTCAGCAATATCGTCGGCTAAGGTGCCGACGTCATATTGCTCAGCCAGGGTCAGTTTACCCAGCAGCGTGGAGACCAGCGCTTTATCGGTGGTCATCAACCAGATCAGTCGCGCACGCTCTTCATCGCGCAGCCTTGCGCTGTTTTTGTTTTTTAACGGCATTGATCATAAATCCATGTAATGTGATGGCATTAAGAATAGCGGCAGGATATGTAAATAAGAATAAACGACGGGCGGAGATGAACAAAAAAAGAGCATAAAGAGGGAAAATACCCGGCCATTGGGACGGCCGGGCAAAGAAGTCAGGCAGTACGGGCAACCGCATCCCTGGAGGCAGCATCGCGCTCGGCACCGGTCAGCTCGCTCAGCTGGCCATTACGCATCTCCAGCAACCGATCCGCATGAATAAAGTAGTGATCGTCATGGCTGATGGCAAAGATGGTTTTGCCCATCTGCTGCATCAGCGGTAGCAGCACCTGGTAGAAGTCGCGGCGGAAGTGGGGATCCTGATCTGCTGCCCACTCGTCGAGCAAAATGATGTCACGCTCTTCGGCCAGCGCCAGGAGTAGCGCCACGCGCTTCTTCTGCCCTTTCGACAGCTTCAGGTTGAGAATTTTGCCATTCTCCAGCTCAAGCTTATGTGACATTTGCAGATGGTCGAGCCACTTCGCGACCAGCGCCGAATCGGCCTGTTTGCCCTCTGGTCCCAGCAACTGGTCAAACAGCCAGACGTCGGTGAAGACCGCCGAGAAGAGCTTGCGGTAGTCTTCAGGCTGCTCAACGTTCATGGGTTTGCCGTCAAGGAGGATGTCGCCTGACTGAGGCTGGTAGAGGCCCGTTAACAGCATCGCCAGCGTTGATTTACCGCTACCGTTCCCGCCAATCAGAAACAGCAACTCACCGCGATGGATCGTTAAATTTACCGGCCCAATGGCGAAGGCGTTGTCCTGGTAGTGGAACGTGACATTGCGTAACTCCAGGGTCTGCCAGTTCGGGAAGGCCTGTGGACGCGGGAACGCAGGCTTGTAGGGCGCCAGCGCAAATTTGTTAAGCTTATTAAATGCCACCTGCGCGCTCAGCAGGGTCGGCAACGCACCCACGGCAGAGAGCATCGGCGTACGCAGGAACAGCAGCGTCAACGAGTAGGTTGCCGCCACGTTGGTATCGGCCCAACCGAGGCTGTTCGCCATCCAGAACACCAGGCCGATAGCGCCCAGCATCATAATGTTCGACCAGTTTACCGCGCTCAGATGAAAGGTATCGGCGCGAATAATATGGTGGCGATACTCGCGGGCATCCGGAACATAGAGATTATTGAAGATGTGTTCAGCGCGCTCGCGATTCAGGGTCAGCTCTTTGCGCCCTTCCAGCACGGTCTGATAATCGTTGTAGAGCTTATCTTCGGTTTCACGCAGCACGGCCATATGTTTGTAGACCCGCGCCACCAGCACGAACCCGCCCCAGATGGTGATCACAATCCACAGTGCGGTGATGGCCAGCATTTTGGTAGACAAGAATGCGAGATAGGCTGCCGATCCGAAGGTCAGAATAATCCCCTGCACCAGCTCCGGCAGACGCACAAAGGCAATGGTGATGGCACGCACATCGCTGGTCAGCCCGGCCAGCAACGAAGCGCTGCCTAACTGCTCGATGCGCTCTACGTGGGTATCCAGAATACGCTTGATAAACTCGCTACGCAGGCGATAAACGAAGTGGTGGCCCAGCGTGGTCAGCGCCAGCTGTGAGCCCAGCGTTACCGCCATCAGCAACAGCAGCAAACCGAGAAATTCGGGTAGCACCGTCAGGGTGGTATCGACCGTTTCGATTAAACGCAGATTGATAAAGGCGATGAGCCCTATTCCCAGCGCGGCGCTGAGCAGGCTTAGCGCCATCACCGCAATAAAAGGCCAGCGATATTGTCGCCAGACCAGAAGAAGGAGTTCCATGCAGAGCTTTCCGGACAAGAAAAAACAGCCAGCAGTTTAAACTGCCCGCCGCTTACATCAAGAATAATTCTTATTTTTATTCGCTCTTCGCTGCCTGGCGGAACGTAAGGTTGTAGCGATACTCGCCGGTCAGGGGATGTTCGCCTGGCTTGAGCGGTTGGATCCCGTGATAAAAGAGGCGCGATGCACCGCCCCACACCACCACATCACCATGCTCCAGCAGCAGGCGTTGTAGGGGATCATTACGTTTCATTCCGCCAAACTGGAAGACGGCCGGCAATCCCAGCGAGACCGAAACAATCGGTGCCCGCAGGTCGGCTTCGTCTTTATCCTGATGCAGCGAGAGCTTTGCCCCTACGCCGTAGCGGTTGATCAGGCAGGCGTCGGGTTGAAAATCGGCGTAGCCTGCCGCGATAGCCGCCCGGTGGCAAAGCGTAGTAAAAGCGACAGGTAGCGGCGGCCAGCGATGACCGGTGAGCGGATCGTTGGGAGAGTATAGATAGCCGCGTTGGTCGGTCGTCCAGCCGAGCGGGCCGCAGTTGGTCATGGCCACTGACATGGTATACCCGCCCGGGGTCACCATCTGGCGAAAGGGGGCATGCGTCGCCACGTCGGCAATCGCCGCCATCAGGGCGGAGTCAGAGGCGAGCGCAAAGCGGCGCAAGATCACGGCCCCCGGCGCCAGCGGCTCTTCCCAGGGTTCGGCATCGGCAAAAAGATCGAGCATTACTCCTCCTCATTTCCGGCTTCACGGCGCAGAAGCGCCGCTTTTCGCGCTATTCCCCAGCGGTACCCTGAAAGCCCACCGTCGTTTCGCACTACCCGGTGACACGGAATGATAATGGCGAGCCGGTTGGCCGCGCAGGCACGGGCCACTGCCCGCACCGCATTCGGTTTACCGAGGCGGGTAGCCACCTGCTGATAACTGACGGTTTCCCCAGCCGGAATAGTGCGTAATGCTTGCCAGACCTGCTGCTGGAAGGCGGTACCGCGAATATCCAGCGGCAGCGGCAGCGTCAGGCTCAGGGTATGGTTATCAATGCTGGCGATAACCTGCTGCACGCGTGCGGCAAATCCGGTATCTGCCTGCTCGTGGCGGGCGTGCGGGAACAACGTCTGCAGTTCGTTCAGCAACGCCGCGTCCTCATCTCCGGGCAGTATGGCACAGATCCCGCGCTCGCTCTCCGCGACCAGACAGCGGCCCAGCGCGCAGTCGCTGAGCGCGTAACGGACGGTTGTCTTATCGCCGCCCCGGCGAAACTGCTTCGCGGTCATGCCAAGCGCGGCGTCTGCGTTACGGTAGTAGCTGCTGCTGTCCGGAAAACCGGCCGCCAGCAACGAATCGGTAATCTTTTCGCCCTGCGCTAACCGGCTACGGAGACGCGCCGCGCGGGCGGCCTGCTGCCAGGCTTTGGGCGTCATCCCGGTGGCGGATTTGAACAGACGGTGCAGATGATAAGGGCTTACCGCCACCTGCTGCGCCAGTGCATCCAGCGTGAGGGACTCTTCCTGCTCCAGCAGGCGGCAGGCTTTCTCGATAAGCAATACACGCCGCGCCTGCGGATCATGTTCATCGGGGCGACAACGTTTACAGGGACGAAAGCCGGCCTGAAGGGCGGTATCAGCATCGTCAAAGAAACGGACATTCTGGCGTAAGGCGTGGCGCGCCCGACACGACGGGCGGCAAAAGATACCGGTGGTTTGCACGGCAAAGACGAACTGGCCGTCAGCGGCGGTGTCGCGAGACAACACCGCCTGCCAGCGTGGGTCATCATTAATCAGGGTCGTTTTGTTCATCATGCGCTCCTTCAGTAAGCATACTCCTACCCTGCCTGAGCGCCAGAGAACAAAAACCCGTAACCTTGCTTTTTAATTTTTTCCGTTAACCAGATAGCCGCTGAACTGCGGTGACATCCAGGTTTTGAACCCGTTACCTTCACGGGTGATCATATAGACCGCCAGCCCTTCCCGGCGCACAACTTCCTTCGCTTTTTCCGTCCCCAGCACCATCAGACCTGTATCCCAGGCATCGGCCTCCAGCGCCGTGGGGGCTATCACCGTCACGGACACCAGATTATGGGTGATAGGTCGCCCGGTCTGAGGGTCGATCGCGTGGGAGATGCGCTTGCCGTCCAGCTCATAATAGTTACGATAGCTGCCCGCCGTACTAATGCCGTGGCCGTTGATGTCAACGATCGCCTGTACGGCATTCTGCTCATCGGTAGGTTTTTGGATCGCCACGCGCCACGGTTTATCGCTGGCATTCATCCCCCGGCTGACCAGCGCGCCCCCTACCGACACCAGATAGCGGGGGATCCCCTCTTCGGCCATCAGCGCGGCCAGGTGATCGGCGGCATAGCCTTCGCCAACGGTAGAAAGATCAACAAACAGGTCGGGGATATTCTTTTCCAGATACTGCTGACCGTACTGGTACAGCACCGACAGATGGTGCAGCCCGGTTTGTCCTCGCGCATCATCAATTTGTTGCTGGGTGGGTGTTTTTACGGGCTGTTTGTCGGGACCAAATCCCCACAGGTTGACCAGCGGCCCTACGGTGATATCCATCGCCCCCTGGGTTTTGTAGCCCACGCGCAGGGATTCGGTCACGATATCTGCCATCGCCTCGCTAACGGGCCACGGAGAGGTGCTTTTTGAGTGATTAAAGCGCATCAGCGCGGAGTCGTTTTTCCAGGTAGAAAGGAGCTGATCGTCGGCATCCAGCTGCGTCTGGATCTTACCGCGTAGTGCTTCAGCCCTGGCTTTATCAACGTTGATAACGCTAACGCGCCAGAAGGTGCCCATGGTTTTACCTTCTAACACCGTTGCCACTGCGGCATTTTCACTTTTTTCCGGCGTTTTTGGGGCATCGCACGCTGTTAACATAAAGAGTGCCGACAAGACGCCGACACGAAGAAAAGTCATATCCATTATTTATTATCCTCTGGCCTGAGCCCGGCAAGAGTACACCAAAAACAGGGATTTGTAAGAGCCGATTACAGGAACAAAAAAGGGGCCATCAGGCCCCTTATCTGACACGCTATGCGTCTTAGAACTGGTAAACCAGACCCAGCGCGACGATGTCGTCAGTGCTGATGCCAGCCTGTTCGGTGAATTCGTTTTTATCCAGCAGGTTGATTTTGTAATCAACGTAGGTGGACATGTTTTTGTTGAAGTAGTAAGTCGCGCCAACATCAACATACTTCAGCAAATCCTGATCGCCGAAGTTGGTGGTGTTGTTACGGATGTCTTTCCCTTTAGACTGCAGGTACGCCACGGACGGACGCAGACCGAAGTCGAACTGGTACTGTGCGACCACTTCGAAGTTCTGCGCTTTATCAGCGAAACCGTAGGCATCGGTGATGCTGCTGCCGTTAGAAGAACCAAAACGGGTCGCGTTATAGGTCTGGGAGTATTGCGCTGCCAGGTAAACATTGTTCGCGTCATATTTCAGGCCGCCGCTGTATACGTTAGCGCGATCGCCGTCGCCGTAGACATCTGCTGCGTTCTGGTCAGCGGTACGTTTAGAGGAGGCCAGAGCGGCACCCGCACTGAAACCTTCGCCCAGATCGTAAGTCAGAGACGCGCCATAGCCATCACCGTTCTGTTTCAGCAGGCTACGACCGCCGGCAGAGTCATTCTCGCCGCTTACGTTGTCGTTCGCGCCCTGGTACTGCAGCGCGAAGTTCAGGCCTTCAACCAGACCGAAGAAGTCCTGGTTACGGTAGGTCGCAACACCATTAGCACGGGATTGCATGAAGTTATCAGCACCGTAGGTGTCGCCGCCGAATTCTGGCAGAACGTCAGTCCAGGAGGTGACGTCGTAGATAATGCCGTAGTTACGACCGTAATCGAAAGAGCCTGCGTCGCCGAATTTCAGACCTGCAAATGCCACACGGGTCCAGGACTGGTTATCGCTTTCAGAGGTGTTGCCCTGAATCTGGTATTCCCACTGGCCGTACCCGGTCAGCTGGTCATTAACCTGCGTTTCGCCTTTAAAGCCGATACGCATATAGGTCTGATCGCCATCGCTACCGTCGTCATCAGAGAAATAGTGCAGGCCATCAACTTTGCCGAAGAGATCCAATTTGTTGCCGTCTTTGTTATAAATTTCAGCCGCATTCGCTGCGCCCGCTACCAGCAGTGCTGGTACCAGGAGGGAAAGTACTTTAACTTTCATTTTTATACCCTCTGTTATATGCCTTATTTTTATTACCACTGCTTACTGATTAACCCTCTTAACCAGTCGGCAACTTCATTCTCCGCAAAAATACAGAATAATCCAACGGGAATATGATACGAAAACTTTGAAGATGTTTCACTTTTCAATCAGGATGTTTCATTTTGTAAAAACCAGGGAACTTTCTGACAGCACAAATAGTTAAAAAACAAACACGCCATACAGCACATTCAAATAAAAACTATAAATATCAATGATATAGTCAATACTGCGTTATAGCACTGATTGACAAAACAATTTCTTATCTCCCGTCTAAAATAACTCTCGCTATCATCATTAACTTTATTTATTACCGTCATTCAGTTTTGAATGTCTGTTTATCCCAAATTGAGCCGAATGCCCTGCATTCGGTTTTTTTTTACACTTCTCTACACAAATAGTCATTATTTGTGCTACCGCCCTGAAACTATAACGACTATTAATTAATTGCCGTTGTGCTGAAAATTAGACAGCAAAAATGAACGGCAAATATAATTGTTTGTTTGATTGTGCTATTTTCTTTAATTATCGCTAATAATTTGTACAATACATTTCATGGTGTACAAATTTTCGCCAGAGGAACGGACGGGCTTTTCTGACGTAAAAAGTCAGCTCATCAGGTAGCGTGACGCTGGAAATTCGATTATTACCCTTTATACTGCCCTTTCCGCCTGCAGCGCAGCCATAACGGGTTAAACATAGCAATGAGTCAGTCTGAAACCACAGCCGCCAGTAAATTTTCACTGCTTCCGGGCAGCATTACCCGTTTCTTTCTTCTATTGATAGTTGTGCTGTTAGTCACCCTGGGCGTGATGGTGCAGAGTGCGGTAAATGCCTGGCTAAAGGATCGCAGTTATCAGGTTGTGGATATCACCCATGCCCTTCATAAACGCATTGATACCTGGCGCTATGCCACCTGGCAGATTTACGACAATATCGCTGCAACGCCTGGTAACTCTTCGGGAGAAGGCTTGCAGGAAACCCGCCTTAAACAAGACGTTTACTATCTTGAGAAGACGCGTCGGAAAACCGAAGCCCTGATTTTTGGCTCTCACGACAGCGCCACCCTTGAGATGACGCAGCGTATCTCTACCTATCTTGATACCTTGTGGGGCGCCGAAACTATTCCCTGGTCGATGTACTACCTGAACGGCCAGGATAACAGCATGATTTTAATCTCTACCCTGCCGCTGAAAGACCTCTCCTCCGGGTTTAAAGAGACCACGGTCGGCAATATCGTTGACTCGCGTCGGGCAGAGATGTTGCAGCAGGCCAATGCGCTGGATGAGCGTGAAAGTTTCTCTTCTCTGCGCCGGCTGGCATGGCAGAACGGGCATTACTTCACGCTACGCACCACCTTTAACCAACCGGGGCATCTGGCAACGGTGGTGGCGTTCGACCTGCCGATAAACGATTTGATCCCACCGGATATGCCGCTGGATAGTTTCCGCCTCGATCCGGATACTGCCTCGCAAAATCTGCGTTCATCACAAGATAAAGAGAGCCCGGACAGCGTAAGCATCTCTTTCAACGGCTCGAAGATCGAGATCGCCTCTTCCCTGAACAGTACCGGGATGCGACTGGTCTGGCAGGTGCCTTTTGGTACCCTGCTGCTCGATACGCTGCAAAACATTCTATTGCCA contains:
- a CDS encoding DUF1996 domain-containing protein, whose product is MKRTTLSAAMASAMLLPSLCAHAGPHAHVVCAMSHTRGDDAIMMYGMPNQAMWHDFFGNTHADAWSDYLSLRQRPETTCDNKADSSAYWAPSLRLPDGTVVQPAYQKTYYQASHVTQYPLTPFPAGLALLAGDHHGTQPNGKITFLCANGKGYSNKLGEVCGLRKAKDAVQFNIGIQFPNCWDGIHLKPMHGMKNAVYDVKGQCPSGYPVKIPTVNMNVAYVLKGITFLDTAKAQLSLDPTMNGDTREEHWGSLYTAHADFMNGWTEEGARFMTDLCMNQGMDCGTNVPYGYSKALANVTVSSETPSGQGLQISDNWKQGGRTRNPETLSLVKLAIPPLPAGQDPAQFKYRIRLYDGKVENNGADQIFFYPASNDWEPATVNWKQRPACNYRSEALLYLNHVREYRMVDVDTAVRKALAAGKTEISWYIGGDRQGNHYQFNTAASKESLVLMLTGFKHTPEI
- the mqo gene encoding malate dehydrogenase (quinone), which codes for MKKMTAVLFSLAVGLNAVSMAAKADAPKEQQTDVLLIGGGIMSATLGTYLQELQPDWSMTMVERLDGVAKESSNGWNNAGTGHSALMELNYTPQKKDGSISIEKAVEINEAFQISRQFWSHQVNSGVLHDPHSFINTVPHMSFVWGDDNVNFLRGRYAALQQSTLFRGMKYSEDHAQIKEWAPLVMEGRDPNQKVAATRTEIGTDVNYGEITRQLVGALQKKEHFNLALNTEVRGFKRNADNSWSVTVADLKHNEEEHVIKAKFVFIGAGGAALKLLQETGIPEADNYGGFPVGGQFLVSENPEVVNRHLAKVYGQASVGAPPMSVPHIDTRMLDGKRVVLFGPFATFSTKFLKNGSLWDLLSSTTTSNIVPMMNVGLDNFDLVKYLISQVMLSDEERFEALKEYYPQAKKEDWRLWQAGQRVQIIKRDEKEGGVLRLGTEVVSDKEGTIAALLGASPGASTAAPIMLHLMEKVFKDKVATPEWQAKLKTIIPSYGTKLNGNVAATEQELEYTSRVLQLKYEKPQAADVAPKAEPQGKPQPAVNKPVADIAL
- a CDS encoding SulP family inorganic anion transporter; its protein translation is MLHFVIARTEARPDLRSLMSKILTSHQPDEGRVAHILRSPNLFVREILAGVITALALIPEVISFSVVAGVDPKVSLFASVVLCLGLSVLGGRPAMVTAAAGSVALVIGPMVAQHGVQYILPAVLLAGLIQILFGALGMARLMRFIPQSVMTGFVNALGILIFFAQVPHFWSKSPLIVGLFVLTILIVLWVPRYIKSVPSPLIAIVLLTLFTVTSGQILPTVGDEGSMGGGLPGLTELLVPLNLNTLSIIWPCALSIAFVGLMESLLTAKLVDELTATPSSKRRESIGLGVTNILAGFFGGIAGCAMIGQTIVNVEMGKGRSRVSTFAAGLVLLLLVTALSEVMAKIPMAVLAGIMAIVAVKTFSWHSIQPGTVKGAPVAETLVMLVTVAATVSTGNLAIGVVGGIIAMAIIPARLKRKQAATAETASQAQEK
- the mgtE gene encoding magnesium transporter; amino-acid sequence: MPLKNKNSARLRDEERARLIWLMTTDKALVSTLLGKLTLAEQYDVGTLADDIAEVGALVSHLPPPDLADTLEALPREERLALWRLVEDHERGQVLLEASENVWDDLIEEMSDHAILDALRTLDIDEQIYLVQHLPRNLTGRLLASMPADERARVRQVMHYEKNSVGAIMEFGVILVRPDVTLGAVQRYLRRLGKMPNNTDKLFVTSRDKTLLGELDLQTILLHGAKRRVSEVMEPDPVIFMPEDDAEKAARTFERDNLLSAAVVDSTGKLMGRVTIDEIVDVVYEETDNDMRAMGGLSAEEDVYAPVSKAVKTRWAWLAINLCTAFIASRVIDGFEHTISQLVALASLMPIVAGIGGNTGNQTITMIVRALALQNIQPGNFTFLIFRELGVALINGLVWGGIMGGVTWWLYDDMALGAVMTLAMVLNLLVAALMGVIIPMTMNRLGRDPAVGSSVMITAITDTGGFFIFLGLATLFLL